The proteins below are encoded in one region of Shewanella algae:
- a CDS encoding L-serine ammonia-lyase, with protein MISVFDMFKIGIGPSSSHTVGPMKAGKIFIEQLAADDLLGQVDELQAELFGSLGQTGKGHGTGKAVILGLMGEDPETVDTDSIETILAEVADSQTLTLSDGRKVKFTREDGITYHRRKTLPAHANAMTLYALKAGECLYQRTYYSVGGGFILDEDEIQQRNASPATPIAQAPYDFNTASELLELCCDNGLSISSLMMANELSIAPESEVKAKLWHIWQTMKACVEKGYQKEGILPGGLKLRRRAPALYRRLKAEGRNNIDPLNAMDWVDLFALSVNEQNAAGDRVVTAPTNGAAGIIPAVLCYYDTFVQEVDEDVCSRFLLTAAAIGILYKKNASISGAEVGCQGEVGVACSMAAAALTEIMGGTVEHVENAAEIGMEHNLGLTCDPVGGLVQVPCIERNAMGAVKAINASRMALRGDGNHKVSLDKVIKTMMDTGKDMRSKYKETAKGGLAVNIVEC; from the coding sequence ATGATTAGCGTATTCGATATGTTCAAGATAGGTATAGGGCCCTCCAGTTCCCATACCGTGGGTCCGATGAAAGCGGGCAAAATCTTTATCGAACAACTGGCTGCAGATGACTTACTTGGACAGGTCGACGAACTGCAGGCCGAGCTTTTTGGCTCTCTTGGACAAACGGGCAAGGGCCACGGTACCGGCAAGGCGGTGATCCTGGGATTGATGGGGGAAGATCCGGAAACCGTCGATACCGACAGCATAGAGACGATTCTGGCAGAGGTGGCCGACAGCCAGACACTGACACTCAGCGATGGCCGTAAGGTTAAGTTTACCCGCGAAGATGGCATCACCTACCACAGACGCAAGACACTGCCGGCACACGCCAACGCCATGACACTCTACGCCCTCAAGGCCGGAGAGTGTTTGTATCAACGCACTTACTATTCGGTCGGCGGCGGTTTTATTCTCGATGAGGATGAAATTCAGCAGCGTAACGCCTCTCCAGCGACTCCCATCGCCCAGGCTCCTTACGATTTCAATACCGCCAGCGAACTCTTGGAACTGTGCTGCGACAATGGCCTGAGCATCTCTTCGCTGATGATGGCCAATGAGCTCAGCATAGCCCCTGAGAGTGAAGTCAAAGCCAAACTGTGGCATATCTGGCAAACCATGAAGGCCTGCGTGGAAAAAGGCTATCAGAAAGAGGGCATTTTACCCGGCGGTCTCAAGCTGCGCCGCCGCGCCCCGGCGCTGTATCGCCGCCTCAAGGCTGAGGGCCGCAACAACATAGATCCCCTCAATGCCATGGATTGGGTGGACTTGTTTGCCCTGTCTGTGAATGAGCAAAATGCTGCCGGCGATCGGGTGGTAACGGCCCCGACCAATGGCGCCGCCGGTATCATCCCCGCCGTGCTCTGCTACTACGACACCTTTGTTCAGGAAGTCGATGAGGATGTGTGTAGCCGCTTTCTGTTGACGGCCGCGGCCATAGGTATTCTGTACAAGAAAAACGCCTCCATTTCCGGAGCCGAGGTTGGCTGCCAGGGCGAAGTCGGCGTGGCTTGTTCCATGGCAGCAGCCGCTCTGACCGAGATCATGGGTGGTACGGTCGAGCATGTCGAAAACGCGGCGGAAATCGGGATGGAACACAATCTGGGGTTAACCTGCGATCCTGTCGGCGGCCTGGTGCAGGTTCCCTGTATCGAACGTAATGCCATGGGCGCCGTCAAGGCGATCAACGCTTCACGCATGGCGCTGCGCGGCGACGGTAATCATAAGGTTTCCCTGGATAAAGTGATCAAGACCATGATGGATACCGGCAAAGATATGCGCAGCAAGTACAAGGAAACCGCCAAAGGCGGCCTGGCGGTTAATATCGTCGAATGTTGA
- the hutW gene encoding heme anaerobic degradation radical SAM methyltransferase ChuW/HutW encodes MIFTPSMTGIASPSPLLFAFSPKRAPHSHGGVRVEAQLDAGQWHELWQQTSTSSQRALYLHIPFCRKRCSFCNFFENGAKPQRIADYVEALSTELRRAGQNPLVQSRPFQAVYIGGGTPSDMTASQIALLLRSLTDFPLSDDVEITLEGRLNGFGDDKWQAALNGGVNRFSFGVQSFDTQVRLAAGRLDSREKVIERLQQLSRRNDAPVIADLIFGLPWQDERVWQQDIADVIESGIHGVDLYQLITLSGSRIQRQQQSEVEAPRADSATRARMYAYGAKTLEAGAWQALSCNHWRRDARERSRYNHMAKAGAEIIPFGAGAGGNILGYGIMYGRELSAWQQALKLGIRPPAHITAPVSKGFAGTIKGALDSGSLAFSLLPDSLVSHLMPLFLRWQSHGLAEVSQTALKLSLAGRFWNVSMQSGLFEYLERNPPAEYPSVPQERENCA; translated from the coding sequence ATGATTTTCACTCCTTCGATGACGGGGATTGCCAGCCCATCCCCCTTACTGTTTGCTTTTAGCCCAAAACGTGCGCCCCATTCCCATGGCGGAGTCAGAGTTGAAGCTCAGCTCGATGCCGGCCAATGGCACGAGCTTTGGCAACAAACCTCGACCAGCAGCCAGCGTGCTCTTTATCTGCACATCCCTTTTTGCCGAAAACGCTGTAGTTTCTGTAACTTTTTTGAAAATGGCGCCAAGCCGCAAAGAATAGCCGATTATGTTGAAGCCTTGAGCACTGAGCTGCGCCGCGCCGGCCAAAATCCACTGGTGCAAAGCAGGCCTTTCCAGGCCGTCTACATAGGTGGCGGCACGCCGAGCGACATGACGGCCAGCCAAATCGCACTTCTGCTGCGTTCACTGACTGATTTCCCTTTGAGTGATGATGTGGAAATCACCCTGGAGGGGCGTCTCAACGGTTTTGGCGACGATAAATGGCAGGCGGCACTCAATGGTGGGGTTAATCGCTTTTCATTCGGGGTGCAGAGCTTTGATACCCAGGTGCGCCTTGCCGCGGGGCGTCTGGACTCGAGGGAAAAGGTCATAGAGCGTTTACAGCAACTCAGCCGCCGAAATGATGCACCTGTTATTGCCGATCTTATCTTTGGCTTGCCCTGGCAAGATGAGCGGGTGTGGCAGCAGGATATTGCCGACGTGATTGAAAGCGGCATTCACGGAGTGGATCTGTATCAGCTGATAACCTTGAGTGGCAGCCGTATTCAGCGCCAGCAGCAGAGTGAGGTTGAAGCACCGCGTGCTGACAGTGCTACGCGCGCGCGGATGTACGCTTATGGTGCCAAGACTCTTGAAGCTGGCGCCTGGCAAGCTTTGTCCTGTAACCATTGGCGCAGAGATGCCAGAGAACGCAGCCGCTATAACCATATGGCCAAAGCCGGCGCCGAGATCATTCCCTTTGGTGCCGGTGCCGGCGGTAACATTCTCGGGTATGGCATCATGTATGGCCGTGAGCTTTCGGCCTGGCAGCAGGCGCTGAAGCTAGGGATCCGGCCACCGGCCCATATTACAGCGCCTGTGTCCAAAGGATTTGCCGGCACGATTAAAGGTGCTCTGGACTCAGGCTCCCTGGCATTTTCTCTCCTGCCTGACAGTCTGGTCAGTCACTTGATGCCGCTGTTTTTACGTTGGCAAAGCCATGGTTTGGCCGAGGTCAGTCAAACGGCCTTGAAGTTGTCTCTGGCGGGGCGTTTTTGGAATGTCAGTATGCAGTCGGGCTTGTTTGAATACCTTGAGCGCAACCCGCCGGCGGAATATCCATCTGTCCCACAAGAGCGGGAAAATTGTGCTTAA
- the cysB gene encoding HTH-type transcriptional regulator CysB: protein MKLQQLRYIAEVVNHNLNVSATAENLYTSQPGISKQVRMLEDELGIQIFGRSGKHLTHVTPAGEQVIKIANDILGKVESIKKVAEEYTKPDQGELNIATTDTQARYALPQIIRQFIERYPKVNLHMHQGTPSQISEAAARGDADFAIATEAMHLYSDLIMLPCYHWNRSVVVSRDHPLASRSQISIEELARFPLVTYVFGFDKASEIERGFHGAGLEPRVVFSATSADVLKTYVRLGLGVGVIASMAIDPVIDKDLVAIDASHLFAHSTTKIGFRKGSFLRSYMYDFIERFAPHLTRDVVEKAVALRDAQLIEQMFADVELPLR from the coding sequence ATGAAACTGCAACAGCTCAGATATATTGCAGAAGTGGTCAATCACAACCTCAATGTTTCCGCTACCGCCGAAAACCTTTATACCTCTCAGCCAGGGATCAGTAAGCAGGTACGCATGCTGGAAGATGAACTGGGGATCCAGATCTTCGGTCGCAGCGGTAAACACTTGACCCATGTGACACCGGCCGGCGAGCAGGTCATCAAAATCGCCAATGATATTCTCGGTAAAGTCGAAAGTATCAAGAAAGTGGCCGAAGAGTACACCAAGCCGGATCAGGGGGAACTGAATATTGCCACCACAGATACTCAGGCCCGCTATGCTTTGCCGCAAATTATCCGCCAGTTTATTGAACGTTATCCCAAGGTAAATCTGCATATGCATCAGGGCACGCCATCGCAGATAAGTGAAGCGGCTGCTCGCGGGGACGCCGATTTTGCCATCGCCACCGAGGCGATGCATCTCTATTCCGACCTGATTATGTTGCCTTGTTACCACTGGAATCGTTCTGTGGTGGTATCCAGAGATCACCCTCTGGCCAGCCGTAGTCAGATCAGCATTGAAGAGCTGGCGCGCTTCCCCTTGGTCACTTATGTGTTCGGTTTTGATAAAGCCTCGGAAATTGAGCGTGGTTTCCATGGTGCCGGACTTGAGCCCAGAGTCGTCTTCAGCGCCACCAGTGCCGATGTGCTCAAGACTTATGTCAGATTGGGTCTCGGGGTTGGTGTGATAGCTTCCATGGCGATTGATCCTGTTATCGACAAGGATCTGGTGGCTATAGACGCCAGTCATCTGTTTGCCCACAGTACCACTAAGATAGGCTTTAGAAAGGGCAGCTTCCTGCGTAGTTATATGTATGACTTTATTGAACGATTTGCGCCGCACCTGACAAGGGATGTGGTGGAAAAGGCGGTTGCATTGCGTGATGCGCAGTTGATAGAGCAGATGTTCGCCGATGTCGAACTGCCGCTGCGCTGA
- the topA gene encoding type I DNA topoisomerase translates to MGKSLVIVESPAKAKTINKYLGKEFIVKSSVGHIRDLPTSSSADANGKAKSAAEVRKMSPEEKAKYKKVKEKKALVARMGVDPEHGWKANYQILPGKEKVVKELQALADSADEIYLATDLDREGEAIAWHLQQVIGGDNSRYKRVVFNEITKSAIQDAFSKPSDLDNNMVNAQQARRFLDRVVGFMVSPLLWKKVARGLSAGRVQSVAVRLVVEREAEIKAFVPEEFWDLHAQLATATDDALTMQVVKQNGKAFEPVNQAQALAAVAALQSASYEVIGREDKATQSKPSAPFITSTLQQAASTRLGFGVKKTMMMAQRLYEAGHITYMRTDSTNLSQEALDNVRAMIAKEFGDKYLPDAPIRYGSKEGAQEAHEAIRPSDVSVHAASLTDMERDAQRLYELIWRQFVACQMTPAQYDATRLTVKAGEFELKASGRTLKFDGWTRVQSAVKRKNEDEVTLPYLAEGDKLDLKQLDPKQHFTKPPARYSEASLVKELEKRGIGRPSTYATIISTIQDRGYVKVENRRFYAEKMGEIVSERLVENFANLMNYDFTAGMEQTLDNVAQGQLDWKQVLDGFYKDFTKQLQHAELPPEEGGMRPNQMVLTDIACPTCGRPMGIRTGTTGVFLGCSGYELPPKERCKTTLNLTPGEEAISESEDAETEALRAKHRCGICGTAMDSYLLDETRKLHVCGNNPACPGYEVEKGQFKLKGYEGPVIECDRCGSDMELKNGRFGKYFGCTNSECKNTRKLLKNGEVAPPKEDPIPLPELKCSKSDAHFVLRDGASGIFLAASTFPRSRETRAPLVSELVEYRELLWPKYQFLADAPVKDDEGNPTLVKFSRKTKEQYVASEVDGKATGWVAHYRDGKWFAENSKKKKAKS, encoded by the coding sequence ATGGGTAAATCGCTAGTTATTGTCGAATCGCCGGCCAAAGCCAAGACTATCAACAAATATCTTGGTAAAGAATTCATCGTTAAGTCGAGTGTGGGTCACATACGTGACTTGCCGACTTCCTCCTCCGCCGACGCCAACGGCAAGGCAAAAAGCGCAGCCGAAGTGCGTAAGATGTCGCCTGAAGAAAAGGCCAAGTACAAGAAGGTGAAAGAGAAAAAGGCTCTGGTTGCCCGTATGGGGGTTGATCCTGAGCACGGCTGGAAAGCCAACTACCAAATTCTGCCTGGTAAGGAGAAGGTGGTAAAAGAACTGCAAGCGCTGGCCGATTCCGCCGATGAAATCTATCTCGCGACGGATTTGGATAGAGAAGGGGAAGCGATTGCGTGGCATCTGCAGCAGGTGATAGGCGGCGACAATTCCCGTTATAAGCGGGTGGTGTTCAACGAGATCACCAAGAGTGCCATCCAGGATGCTTTCAGCAAACCCAGCGATCTCGACAACAATATGGTCAACGCTCAGCAGGCTCGACGTTTCCTCGATCGGGTAGTGGGCTTTATGGTTTCGCCGCTGCTGTGGAAAAAGGTTGCCAGAGGCCTCTCCGCCGGACGGGTTCAGTCGGTAGCCGTGCGTTTGGTGGTTGAGCGGGAAGCCGAAATTAAAGCCTTCGTGCCTGAAGAGTTCTGGGATCTGCACGCTCAGTTGGCGACTGCTACCGATGATGCTCTGACCATGCAAGTGGTCAAGCAAAACGGCAAGGCATTTGAGCCGGTCAACCAAGCCCAGGCGCTGGCCGCTGTGGCAGCGCTGCAATCAGCCAGTTATGAGGTGATCGGCCGCGAAGACAAGGCCACTCAAAGCAAGCCCAGCGCTCCCTTTATCACCTCGACACTGCAGCAGGCCGCCAGTACCCGTCTCGGTTTTGGGGTGAAGAAGACCATGATGATGGCCCAGCGTCTCTATGAGGCGGGTCATATCACTTATATGCGTACCGACTCTACCAATCTGAGCCAGGAAGCGCTGGATAACGTCAGAGCCATGATTGCCAAAGAGTTCGGCGACAAGTACCTGCCGGATGCGCCTATTCGTTATGGCAGCAAAGAGGGCGCGCAAGAGGCTCACGAAGCGATTCGACCTTCAGATGTCTCTGTACACGCCGCGTCACTGACAGACATGGAGCGTGACGCTCAGAGGCTCTATGAGCTTATTTGGCGCCAGTTTGTTGCCTGTCAGATGACTCCGGCTCAATATGATGCCACTCGACTCACGGTCAAGGCCGGTGAGTTTGAGCTGAAGGCCAGTGGTCGCACCCTGAAATTCGATGGTTGGACCCGGGTACAATCTGCGGTCAAACGCAAGAATGAAGATGAAGTCACCCTGCCATATTTGGCCGAGGGCGATAAACTGGATCTGAAACAACTGGATCCCAAACAGCACTTTACCAAGCCACCGGCGCGCTACAGCGAAGCCTCTCTGGTTAAAGAATTGGAAAAGCGCGGCATAGGTCGCCCTTCCACTTATGCCACTATTATTTCCACCATCCAGGATCGGGGCTATGTGAAGGTGGAAAACCGCCGTTTCTACGCCGAGAAGATGGGGGAAATTGTCAGTGAACGTCTGGTGGAAAACTTTGCCAACCTGATGAACTATGACTTTACCGCCGGAATGGAGCAGACCCTGGATAACGTTGCTCAGGGGCAACTCGACTGGAAACAGGTGCTTGATGGCTTCTACAAAGACTTCACCAAGCAGTTGCAACATGCCGAGCTACCACCGGAAGAGGGCGGTATGCGCCCCAACCAGATGGTGCTGACAGACATAGCCTGTCCGACTTGTGGGCGCCCCATGGGAATACGCACAGGTACTACAGGCGTGTTCCTAGGATGTTCCGGTTATGAGCTGCCACCCAAAGAGCGTTGTAAGACCACGCTGAACCTGACTCCGGGTGAAGAAGCGATCAGCGAGAGCGAAGATGCCGAAACCGAGGCGCTCAGGGCCAAGCATCGCTGTGGTATCTGTGGCACAGCCATGGACAGCTACCTGTTGGATGAAACCCGCAAATTGCATGTTTGCGGTAACAATCCTGCCTGTCCTGGATATGAAGTCGAGAAGGGACAGTTCAAGCTTAAAGGTTACGAAGGCCCGGTCATTGAATGTGACCGCTGTGGCAGCGATATGGAGCTGAAGAACGGCCGTTTCGGTAAGTATTTTGGCTGCACCAACAGCGAGTGCAAGAACACCCGTAAACTGCTCAAGAATGGCGAAGTGGCGCCACCCAAGGAAGATCCTATTCCATTACCCGAGCTCAAGTGCAGCAAGTCAGACGCTCATTTCGTCTTGCGTGATGGTGCCTCGGGTATCTTCCTGGCCGCCAGCACGTTCCCGAGATCCCGTGAAACTCGGGCACCACTGGTCTCCGAGCTGGTGGAGTACCGCGAGTTGCTGTGGCCCAAATATCAGTTCCTGGCCGATGCGCCGGTGAAAGATGATGAAGGTAATCCGACTCTGGTGAAGTTCAGCCGCAAGACTAAAGAGCAGTACGTGGCCAGCGAAGTTGATGGTAAGGCAACCGGCTGGGTCGCCCACTATCGCGATGGCAAGTGGTTTGCTGAAAACAGCAAGAAAAAGAAAGCCAAGAGCTAA
- the astB gene encoding N-succinylarginine dihydrolase: MKHFEANFDGLVGPTHNYAGLSFGNVASLNNAAQAANPKAAAKQGLQKAKALADMGMIQGMLAPQERPDLHTLRRIGFSGTDKEVLQKAAEQAPAVLRACCSASSMWTANAATVSPSADTHDGRVHFTPANLVDKLHRSIEPQTTGNILKAIFSDSRYFVHHQHLPEHSSFGDEGAANHTRLCQEYGHAGVEVFVYGQEATNPQAIKPKKFPARQTLEASQAIARLHRLDEDNTVFIQQNPEVIDQGVFHNDVIAVGNRNVLFHHEQAFVDTKAKLAEIRAKLEGDLHFIEVPTAKVSIQDAVKSYLFNTQLLSMSDGKMVIIAPTDCAENPAVKAYLDELLTLDTPIQKVEYFDVKQSMQNGGGPACLRLRVAMNDAELAAINQHVLLDDSLFPRLNAWVDKHYRDRLLPADLADPQLIVESRTALDELTQIMKLGSVYQFQR, translated from the coding sequence ATGAAGCATTTTGAAGCGAATTTTGACGGATTGGTGGGACCCACCCACAACTATGCTGGCCTGTCGTTCGGCAATGTCGCCTCCCTGAACAATGCCGCCCAGGCAGCCAACCCCAAGGCTGCGGCCAAGCAGGGATTGCAAAAAGCCAAGGCGCTGGCCGACATGGGGATGATCCAGGGCATGCTGGCACCGCAAGAACGCCCCGATCTGCATACGCTGCGAAGGATAGGTTTTAGCGGTACCGATAAAGAAGTACTGCAGAAGGCCGCCGAGCAGGCACCGGCGGTTCTGAGAGCCTGTTGCAGCGCCTCCAGCATGTGGACCGCCAATGCAGCAACCGTATCCCCGAGCGCCGATACCCATGATGGCCGCGTGCACTTTACCCCGGCCAACCTGGTGGATAAATTGCATCGCTCAATCGAGCCGCAAACCACAGGTAACATTCTCAAAGCCATTTTCAGTGACAGTCGCTATTTTGTACACCACCAGCACCTGCCGGAACACAGCAGTTTTGGTGATGAAGGCGCTGCCAACCACACCCGCCTGTGTCAGGAATATGGTCATGCCGGAGTCGAAGTCTTTGTTTACGGTCAGGAAGCTACCAATCCTCAGGCCATAAAACCGAAGAAGTTTCCCGCCAGACAAACGCTGGAAGCCTCACAGGCTATCGCCCGCTTACATCGTCTTGATGAAGACAATACTGTCTTTATTCAACAAAATCCTGAGGTGATAGATCAAGGCGTATTCCACAATGATGTGATTGCTGTCGGTAACCGCAATGTGCTTTTCCATCACGAGCAAGCCTTTGTTGATACCAAGGCCAAGCTGGCAGAGATCCGAGCCAAGCTGGAAGGTGATCTCCATTTCATTGAAGTACCGACCGCCAAAGTCAGTATTCAGGATGCGGTCAAATCTTACCTGTTCAACACTCAACTTTTGAGTATGAGTGATGGCAAAATGGTCATCATAGCGCCAACCGATTGTGCCGAGAACCCTGCGGTAAAAGCCTACCTCGATGAACTGCTGACTCTGGATACTCCGATTCAGAAAGTTGAATACTTTGATGTTAAACAAAGCATGCAAAACGGTGGTGGCCCGGCTTGCCTTCGCCTGAGGGTCGCCATGAATGATGCCGAGTTGGCAGCCATCAATCAGCATGTACTGCTCGACGATAGCCTGTTTCCTCGCCTCAACGCCTGGGTGGACAAACACTACCGCGACCGCTTGTTACCCGCAGACTTGGCCGACCCACAATTGATAGTCGAGTCTCGCACCGCGCTGGATGAACTGACCCAGATAATGAAGCTCGGTAGTGTCTATCAGTTTCAGAGATAG
- a CDS encoding Ig-like domain-containing protein, with product MRSAFKFCFTLLCSFLLFACGGGGSISDTGDGSTPPTGTTTVTLNISDPNISAENPATLTATVSNSLTGALAGQLVTFTLSNENLGTFNPAIGTALTDADGKAVISLATSNIAGAGTVSAAISSGESASVGFTMKGDGGQAGGGAQVTLTLTDVDGNTTDSITSTSPGILVATVTGLSKPAIVTFDASLGDLPIKTAITDANGKASVSIYAGSTPGASSATASLATGEKAEHVFVIGASDVQMGSGDPFVSGKAAVSAATLSAGGTATISVMLQDSQGKPFTEPVDVSFSSTCSKKTSPEAVISSPVTAINGLATSTYLAKGCVGDDNITVSADVGGKNLSATGVVKILAADAGSIVFVDASPENIGIKGTGSDESSIIRFKVLDTNGNAVANKAVSFSLNTDVGGLSLNPATATTNNEGIVQTVVNSGTVATTVRVTADIDGTSPLISSQSSVLVISTGKPDQDSFSLSAETLNAEGWDVDGTAVKVTARLADAFNNPVPDGTAVYFTTEGGAITPSCTTTGGVCSVTWTSQNARPEGQLLVDNSGSRNPIAELSATGGNFYGQKYGGRATITATANGEESFPDTNGNGRFDASEVAAFQGTDVSGQPYDLAEAFVDHNEDGLFNPQQAGGEIGGENEELIDFDSDGVFDSADGKYNGVLCSIPAHDACADGISHSQSINVRSSLVMVMSGSTAYATDPADIRIIDRDGDNLGGDIDINGKSSATVQFTISDLHNQQMPSGSVVTFTTSAGSVASSGSYTWPSSNHNGGRQFSVTLKGADEPDSGSFIVKVKTPGGAETEVVNLKVNIY from the coding sequence ATGAGGTCAGCGTTTAAGTTTTGCTTCACTTTATTATGTAGTTTTCTTTTATTTGCCTGTGGCGGTGGGGGCAGTATTTCAGATACCGGGGATGGCTCGACGCCGCCAACGGGAACAACAACCGTCACTCTGAATATTTCAGATCCCAATATTTCCGCAGAAAACCCTGCGACCTTGACTGCGACTGTCAGCAATAGCTTAACGGGAGCGTTGGCGGGGCAACTGGTGACTTTTACCCTAAGTAACGAAAACCTGGGCACCTTCAACCCAGCCATAGGCACAGCCCTGACTGATGCAGATGGCAAAGCCGTGATTTCGCTGGCAACGTCCAACATTGCCGGTGCCGGTACTGTTAGCGCTGCAATCAGCTCAGGAGAGTCTGCCTCGGTCGGTTTCACTATGAAAGGTGATGGCGGTCAAGCCGGAGGTGGCGCGCAAGTCACCTTAACTCTTACTGACGTTGATGGTAATACGACAGACAGCATTACCAGCACATCTCCCGGTATTCTTGTTGCCACAGTAACCGGTCTGTCAAAACCGGCCATAGTGACATTCGATGCCTCTTTGGGCGATCTCCCGATAAAAACTGCGATTACGGATGCCAACGGTAAGGCCAGCGTCAGTATTTATGCAGGAAGTACTCCAGGCGCCAGTTCTGCCACCGCCTCGTTGGCAACCGGTGAAAAGGCTGAGCATGTCTTTGTGATCGGTGCTTCAGATGTACAGATGGGGAGTGGTGATCCTTTTGTTTCCGGAAAAGCAGCAGTGAGTGCAGCGACTCTATCGGCGGGGGGTACCGCTACGATTTCGGTAATGTTGCAAGATAGCCAAGGTAAGCCGTTTACTGAACCTGTCGATGTGAGTTTTTCATCAACCTGTTCCAAAAAGACTTCTCCTGAAGCCGTAATTAGTAGCCCTGTAACGGCCATTAATGGCCTGGCGACCAGTACTTATCTGGCCAAAGGATGTGTCGGTGACGATAACATCACGGTTTCTGCCGATGTTGGTGGCAAAAACCTGTCTGCTACCGGGGTTGTGAAAATATTGGCAGCCGACGCCGGAAGCATAGTGTTTGTTGATGCTTCCCCTGAGAATATCGGTATCAAGGGTACAGGTTCGGATGAGTCCTCTATTATTCGCTTTAAGGTGTTGGATACCAATGGTAATGCTGTTGCCAACAAGGCTGTCAGTTTCAGCCTTAATACCGATGTAGGTGGTTTGAGTCTCAACCCGGCAACGGCGACAACCAATAACGAAGGGATAGTACAGACAGTTGTAAATTCGGGCACGGTAGCAACTACCGTTCGGGTGACGGCTGACATAGATGGGACCTCTCCGCTGATCTCCAGTCAGTCCAGTGTCTTGGTTATCTCTACCGGTAAACCGGATCAGGACTCCTTCTCGCTTTCGGCTGAAACCCTCAATGCCGAGGGATGGGATGTAGATGGCACGGCAGTGAAAGTAACTGCTCGTCTGGCCGATGCTTTCAATAACCCGGTTCCCGATGGCACGGCGGTTTACTTTACAACAGAGGGGGGCGCAATTACTCCTTCGTGTACCACCACAGGTGGTGTTTGCTCAGTGACTTGGACCAGCCAGAACGCTCGCCCTGAAGGCCAATTACTGGTCGATAATAGCGGCTCCCGTAACCCCATTGCGGAGCTTTCTGCAACCGGTGGCAACTTCTATGGCCAAAAGTATGGTGGCCGCGCAACCATCACAGCTACAGCCAACGGTGAGGAGTCTTTCCCGGATACCAATGGTAACGGCCGTTTTGACGCATCTGAAGTCGCTGCATTCCAAGGTACTGATGTCAGTGGCCAACCTTATGATCTGGCAGAGGCCTTTGTTGATCACAATGAAGATGGATTGTTCAATCCTCAGCAAGCCGGTGGTGAAATTGGCGGTGAGAATGAGGAACTGATCGACTTCGACAGCGATGGCGTATTTGACTCGGCCGATGGCAAATACAATGGTGTATTGTGCTCTATCCCTGCCCATGACGCTTGTGCCGATGGCATTAGTCATTCTCAATCCATCAACGTTCGTTCCAGCTTGGTGATGGTAATGTCTGGCAGCACGGCTTATGCTACCGACCCAGCCGACATCCGCATTATTGATCGTGACGGCGATAATCTGGGAGGTGACATTGATATCAACGGTAAATCGAGTGCGACAGTCCAGTTCACTATTTCTGACTTGCATAATCAGCAAATGCCATCCGGAAGCGTGGTGACCTTTACGACATCTGCCGGTTCGGTAGCCAGCTCAGGAAGCTATACTTGGCCCAGCTCCAATCACAACGGTGGCCGTCAATTCAGCGTAACCTTGAAGGGGGCAGATGAACCAGATTCAGGCTCCTTCATTGTTAAGGTCAAAACTCCTGGTGGTGCAGAAACCGAAGTCGTTAACTTGAAGGTCAATATTTATTGA